A genome region from Fodinibius salicampi includes the following:
- a CDS encoding carboxymuconolactone decarboxylase family protein codes for MAHIDLKTDKPGIVGLFHFSPETAKPLCQLAETLLRGPSPLSSGEREMIASYVSYQNNCHFCHTSHGASAAHHFDGDLSLIDDIKKDFEETDISPKLRALLDIAKQVKKSGRDVAEKDIQKAKDEGATDREIHDTVLIAAAFCMYNRYVDGLGTWAPKENEAYDEMGKMMAHDGYMRARPGLD; via the coding sequence ATGGCTCATATTGACTTAAAAACAGATAAGCCCGGTATTGTAGGACTTTTTCACTTCAGTCCGGAAACTGCAAAACCGTTATGCCAGCTGGCCGAAACATTATTGCGTGGTCCTTCTCCGCTATCAAGCGGAGAGCGCGAAATGATTGCCTCTTATGTTTCTTACCAAAATAACTGCCATTTTTGCCATACTTCACATGGCGCTTCGGCTGCTCATCATTTTGACGGGGATCTTTCACTCATTGACGATATTAAAAAAGATTTTGAAGAAACGGACATTTCCCCCAAGCTTCGAGCCCTGCTGGATATAGCAAAACAGGTAAAAAAAAGTGGTCGGGATGTAGCAGAAAAAGATATACAAAAAGCTAAGGATGAAGGGGCCACGGATCGAGAAATACACGATACGGTGCTTATAGCCGCCGCCTTCTGCATGTATAACCGGTATGTTGACGGGCTCGGGACCTGGGCTCCGAAAGAAAATGAGGCCTATGATGAAATGGGGAAAATGATGGCTCACGATGGCTATATGAGGGCACGGCCCGGGCTTGATTAA
- the purL gene encoding phosphoribosylformylglycinamidine synthase subunit PurL, with translation MSNTKITEPEVTLELAKDHGLTEEEFEMIKDYLGRTPNFTELGVYSVMWSEHCSYKNSILEIKKLPNEGPQMLVGAGEENAGLVDLGDGLGCVFKVESHNHPSAIEPYEGAATGVGGIHRDIFTMGARPVASLNSLRFGNLDTPRVRFLLDGVVRGIADYGNAFGVPMVGGEIYFDDSYEGNPLVNAMSVGIVKEDRTASAIAEGVGNPVLIVGSETGRDGIHGATFASEEISEESEDKRPSVQVGDPFSEKQLLEATLEVIKNVDIVGIQDMGAAGISCSSSEMTAKGGVGMRLDLDKVPAREKGMTAYELLLSESQERMLVVAEKGTEQEVIDIYEKWDLNAVVIGEVVEGENVTYLKDGEVKADIPADSLVLGGGAPQYKRETKKPAYLEEKQSFDISSLKHPSDHKEVLQALMTSPNIASKRWAYEQYDTMVRTNTVNGPGASDSGLVRIKGTNKGLAVKTDCNGRYVYLNPRRGGQIAVAEAARNVVCSGAKPMAITNCLNFGNPYKPEVYWTFKEALAGMGEACRTFNTPVTGGNVSFYNENPEMAIFPTPVIGMLGLVEDMENHRMTPVFKEASDLVYYIGAERKGLGGSEYLHKVHDLTTGNAPEIDLEFEGRLQEALLEAIRGQKVNAAHDISDGGLAVTLSEMALFAGKGAAISIDELGDDKHEVLYSEAQSGVVVSCSPDQQDELEAHFSNHDIPFYQLGSVGTEKDSLKIEDLLEVSVGELNDLYEGVIERAMKQKEDVIS, from the coding sequence ATGTCTAACACAAAAATAACCGAACCCGAAGTTACACTGGAGTTAGCAAAAGATCATGGACTTACCGAAGAAGAGTTCGAGATGATCAAAGATTATCTGGGCCGAACCCCCAATTTTACGGAACTTGGAGTCTATTCGGTAATGTGGAGTGAGCACTGCTCGTATAAAAACTCCATTCTTGAAATTAAGAAGCTACCAAATGAAGGCCCGCAGATGCTGGTAGGAGCCGGCGAGGAGAATGCCGGACTGGTAGATCTCGGTGACGGACTCGGTTGTGTATTTAAAGTAGAAAGCCATAATCATCCCTCCGCAATTGAACCCTACGAAGGAGCTGCTACCGGCGTAGGCGGTATCCATCGCGATATTTTTACTATGGGAGCCCGTCCTGTGGCAAGCCTCAACTCACTCCGTTTTGGTAACCTGGATACGCCCCGCGTTCGGTTCCTGCTGGATGGGGTAGTGCGCGGTATTGCCGATTATGGAAATGCATTTGGAGTGCCTATGGTAGGCGGCGAAATTTATTTTGATGACAGTTACGAAGGCAATCCACTGGTTAACGCCATGAGTGTGGGTATTGTCAAAGAAGACCGCACCGCTTCGGCCATTGCTGAGGGTGTTGGCAATCCGGTGCTGATTGTGGGATCCGAAACCGGGCGTGACGGCATCCACGGCGCTACTTTTGCATCCGAGGAAATCAGTGAAGAAAGTGAAGACAAACGACCCAGTGTGCAGGTTGGTGATCCTTTTTCAGAAAAACAGCTGTTGGAAGCTACGCTTGAAGTTATTAAAAATGTTGACATCGTTGGTATACAGGATATGGGAGCGGCGGGCATCAGCTGTTCCTCCTCAGAGATGACGGCCAAGGGCGGGGTGGGCATGCGCCTTGATCTTGATAAGGTACCCGCACGCGAGAAGGGGATGACCGCCTATGAACTGCTCCTTTCCGAAAGTCAGGAGCGGATGCTTGTGGTAGCCGAAAAAGGCACGGAACAGGAAGTGATTGATATTTATGAAAAATGGGATCTCAATGCGGTAGTAATTGGGGAAGTCGTAGAAGGCGAGAATGTTACGTACCTTAAAGACGGCGAAGTAAAGGCCGATATTCCGGCTGACAGCCTGGTACTGGGGGGAGGTGCTCCACAATATAAGCGGGAAACAAAGAAGCCTGCATACCTGGAAGAGAAACAATCCTTTGATATAAGCAGCCTGAAGCATCCTTCTGATCATAAAGAAGTGCTCCAAGCGTTGATGACATCCCCCAATATTGCTTCCAAGCGTTGGGCGTATGAGCAATATGATACGATGGTGCGGACCAATACGGTAAATGGACCCGGTGCTTCTGATTCAGGATTGGTGCGTATTAAGGGCACGAATAAGGGATTGGCCGTAAAAACGGATTGTAACGGGCGATATGTGTATTTGAATCCTCGTCGTGGTGGACAAATTGCAGTGGCTGAAGCAGCTCGTAATGTAGTGTGCAGTGGTGCCAAACCGATGGCTATCACCAATTGCCTGAACTTCGGCAATCCCTACAAACCGGAAGTGTACTGGACCTTTAAAGAAGCCCTGGCAGGTATGGGCGAAGCCTGTCGAACTTTTAATACTCCTGTAACTGGTGGGAACGTAAGTTTTTATAATGAAAATCCGGAGATGGCAATTTTCCCTACGCCTGTCATCGGTATGCTGGGATTAGTAGAGGATATGGAAAATCACCGCATGACGCCTGTCTTTAAAGAAGCGTCTGATTTGGTTTATTACATCGGCGCGGAACGCAAAGGACTGGGGGGAAGTGAATACCTGCATAAGGTGCACGACCTTACTACTGGTAATGCTCCTGAAATTGACTTAGAGTTTGAAGGGCGTTTGCAGGAGGCATTACTCGAGGCGATACGGGGGCAGAAAGTAAACGCCGCCCATGATATTTCGGACGGTGGATTGGCTGTAACACTTTCTGAGATGGCATTATTTGCCGGTAAAGGAGCTGCCATTTCTATTGATGAATTGGGCGATGACAAACATGAGGTGCTTTATAGTGAAGCGCAGTCTGGTGTGGTGGTTAGTTGTAGTCCGGACCAACAGGACGAGCTGGAAGCACACTTTTCAAATCATGATATTCCCTTTTACCAGCTGGGATCAGTTGGTACTGAAAAAGACAGCTTGAAGATTGAGGATCTTTTGGAAGTTTCCGTCGGAGAGTTAAACGATCTGTATGAGGGAGTCATTGAGCGTGCGATGAAACAAAAAGAGGATGTGATAAGCTAA
- a CDS encoding HAD family hydrolase, whose product MTYKFIYFDLDDTLLDHQAAEQAGLSEVHDHFDLFDETSKEKLFDTYSEVNSDQWRLYSLAKIDRHELQRNRFEQTLEQLGLDNSRYEEVGQFYLSTYRKHWQWIDGAKEVYEKICKHYPVGILTNGFAETQQKKFEDFELNNTARHLVISEELGALKPDPRVFEHATKVTGRSASEILYVGNSFPSDVEGGNAYGWNTAWYTQNGEAEKHKQADFVFNDFRNLSNYLNI is encoded by the coding sequence TTGACCTATAAATTTATCTATTTCGATCTGGATGACACCCTGCTGGACCACCAGGCAGCAGAGCAAGCAGGGCTTTCAGAGGTGCATGATCATTTTGATTTGTTCGATGAAACATCCAAAGAAAAGCTTTTTGATACCTATAGCGAGGTTAACAGTGACCAGTGGAGATTATATAGTCTTGCTAAAATAGACCGACATGAGTTGCAGCGTAATCGTTTTGAACAAACACTTGAGCAATTGGGGCTGGATAACAGCCGTTACGAAGAAGTCGGACAATTTTATTTGTCAACGTATCGCAAGCACTGGCAGTGGATAGACGGAGCTAAAGAGGTCTATGAAAAGATTTGTAAGCACTACCCGGTAGGTATTCTGACGAATGGATTTGCCGAAACACAGCAGAAGAAATTTGAAGATTTTGAGCTGAACAACACGGCTCGGCATCTTGTCATATCGGAAGAGTTAGGGGCCCTCAAACCTGATCCCCGGGTATTTGAACATGCCACAAAAGTCACCGGGCGCTCAGCTAGTGAAATCCTCTACGTTGGGAACTCCTTTCCCTCGGATGTGGAAGGAGGCAACGCCTATGGATGGAATACGGCCTGGTATACTCAAAACGGGGAGGCTGAGAAACATAAACAGGCTGACTTCGTTTTCAATGATTTCCGGAATCTAAGTAATTATCTGAATATATAA
- a CDS encoding LemA family protein, translating into MNIKTLIGVGALVLLVIYGININNGLVEKQESVNQAWSQVENQYQRRADLVPNLVNTVKGAADFEQQTLTDVVEARSQASSIQLNAEDLNNPQMVQQFQQAQQQLSGALSRLLVTVERYPELKANQNFRDLQTQLEGTENRIATERQRYNEAVQSYNTDLRRFPTNLFAGILGFDQKAYFEADEGAEEVPEVNFN; encoded by the coding sequence ATGAATATAAAAACGCTTATCGGAGTTGGAGCCCTTGTCCTACTTGTTATTTATGGCATCAACATTAACAACGGGTTAGTAGAAAAGCAGGAATCAGTAAATCAGGCGTGGTCGCAGGTAGAAAATCAGTATCAACGCAGAGCTGACCTGGTACCAAACCTCGTAAATACCGTTAAGGGAGCAGCCGACTTTGAACAGCAAACGCTGACAGATGTGGTAGAGGCCCGTAGCCAGGCATCTTCTATCCAGCTTAATGCCGAAGACCTGAACAATCCCCAGATGGTTCAGCAGTTCCAGCAGGCACAACAGCAACTTTCCGGTGCGCTTTCGCGACTGCTTGTCACGGTTGAGCGATACCCAGAACTTAAAGCCAATCAAAATTTTCGAGATTTACAGACCCAGCTGGAGGGCACAGAAAACCGCATAGCTACCGAACGGCAGCGATATAATGAGGCCGTTCAATCGTATAATACTGATCTCCGGAGGTTTCCGACCAATCTCTTTGCCGGTATTTTGGGATTTGATCAAAAAGCCTATTTTGAGGCCGATGAAGGGGCAGAAGAAGTACCCGAGGTTAACTTCAATTAA
- a CDS encoding TPM domain-containing protein has protein sequence MPARQFLTEKEEQQIIDAIAEAEGKTSGEVRIHIEHHCEGDPLERAAEIFHELGMDETHFQNGVLIYVATEDHKVSVYAGKGIHKKVDNGFWDDVLKLIVQHFKEDAYEQGLEEAIRKVGNKLTELFPYHQKGDINELTDEISYNANT, from the coding sequence ATGCCTGCCAGACAATTTCTTACAGAAAAAGAAGAGCAGCAAATCATTGATGCCATTGCAGAGGCGGAGGGAAAAACCTCCGGAGAAGTTCGTATTCATATCGAACATCACTGCGAAGGCGATCCCCTCGAACGGGCGGCAGAAATATTTCATGAACTGGGAATGGATGAAACCCATTTCCAAAATGGTGTACTGATCTATGTAGCCACCGAGGACCATAAGGTGTCCGTTTATGCCGGCAAGGGAATCCACAAAAAAGTAGATAATGGATTCTGGGATGATGTTTTAAAGCTCATTGTTCAGCATTTCAAGGAAGATGCCTATGAACAAGGGCTTGAAGAAGCCATACGCAAAGTCGGAAATAAGCTCACGGAACTGTTTCCCTACCATCAAAAAGGCGATATTAACGAGCTTACAGATGAAATTAGTTACAATGCAAACACATAA
- a CDS encoding NIPSNAP family protein → MKKGSIYFLLLLFCAQLGITSAYAQNQGDEQQFFQIKTYHFDNAEQQQQTDQFLEEAYLPALHRLGIEPVGVFKPHEADTSGALKTHVLIPFDSLNEFASLSQQLNNDSEYLSDGEHYLQASHDNPPYKRLESTLLRAFEYAPTLMTADLDAPKPERVYELRSYESPTEALNVNKVDMFNAGGEVEIFDRLNFNPIFYGNVISGNKMPNLMYMTSFEDMESRDAHWESFRNDSQWEELSAVEKYQDNVSHIDIYFLKATSYSDL, encoded by the coding sequence ATGAAAAAGGGATCTATCTATTTTCTGTTACTTTTATTTTGTGCTCAATTAGGTATTACTTCTGCATACGCTCAGAACCAAGGCGATGAGCAGCAGTTTTTCCAGATTAAAACCTATCATTTTGACAATGCTGAACAGCAACAACAAACAGACCAATTTTTAGAAGAGGCTTACCTGCCGGCATTGCATCGACTGGGCATTGAACCCGTGGGCGTTTTCAAGCCTCATGAGGCAGATACTTCTGGTGCGTTAAAAACTCATGTACTCATTCCATTTGATTCCCTGAATGAATTTGCGTCCCTCTCCCAGCAACTCAACAACGATTCTGAGTATCTTTCCGATGGTGAACATTACCTTCAGGCTTCGCACGATAATCCACCTTACAAGCGTTTAGAGTCTACTTTATTGCGGGCCTTTGAATATGCCCCAACTCTTATGACGGCCGATCTGGATGCTCCCAAGCCTGAACGTGTATACGAACTTAGAAGCTATGAGAGCCCAACAGAAGCCTTAAACGTTAATAAGGTAGATATGTTTAATGCCGGTGGAGAAGTGGAAATCTTTGATCGATTGAATTTTAACCCCATCTTCTACGGCAATGTCATATCAGGAAATAAAATGCCGAACCTTATGTATATGACCTCTTTTGAAGATATGGAGAGCCGTGATGCTCATTGGGAGTCCTTTAGAAATGATTCTCAGTGGGAAGAATTATCCGCGGTAGAAAAGTACCAGGATAATGTATCTCATATTGACATCTATTTCTTAAAGGCAACCTCATATTCTGACCTTTAA
- a CDS encoding TPM domain-containing protein encodes MFRLKHLMLCALFVVGIVMSSKAQDLPSEPVGHVNDFAQMLSNTERQQLETKLRNYRDTTTTVIAVATLESLNGISIEETATTLFNKWNLWEGDKDNGVLILIAPNEREIRIEVGYGLEGAIPDVMAGRIIREIISPSFRKGDYYSGLDRATSAMIDLASGEYTGQLTEERSSQSNDDMLSFVIFILFIVFVVYSSSRRGGGGKGKGKRRTLGPGGFIFLGGGGGFGGGSSGGGFGGFSGGGGFGSGGGGASGGW; translated from the coding sequence ATGTTCCGTCTTAAACATTTGATGCTTTGTGCTCTATTCGTAGTTGGAATAGTTATGTCATCCAAAGCCCAGGATCTCCCTTCTGAGCCGGTGGGACATGTAAACGATTTTGCACAGATGTTGAGTAATACCGAACGCCAGCAACTGGAAACAAAGCTGCGTAATTACCGGGATACTACCACCACCGTTATTGCTGTTGCCACACTTGAGAGTCTTAACGGCATATCCATTGAAGAAACAGCTACCACCCTCTTTAATAAATGGAACCTATGGGAGGGAGATAAGGATAATGGAGTACTCATCCTGATCGCACCCAATGAAAGAGAAATACGTATTGAGGTTGGCTATGGGCTGGAAGGAGCTATCCCTGATGTGATGGCCGGACGTATTATTCGGGAAATTATTTCGCCCAGCTTTAGAAAAGGAGATTATTATTCAGGGTTGGATCGTGCTACTTCGGCTATGATTGATCTGGCCAGTGGTGAATATACGGGACAACTCACTGAAGAACGAAGCTCACAAAGTAATGACGATATGCTCTCTTTTGTGATCTTTATATTGTTTATCGTATTTGTTGTCTATTCTTCTTCGCGCCGTGGTGGAGGTGGAAAAGGCAAAGGAAAGCGGCGGACCTTAGGTCCGGGCGGTTTTATCTTCCTCGGCGGTGGCGGTGGTTTCGGGGGAGGCAGTTCCGGAGGTGGATTCGGCGGCTTTAGCGGTGGCGGTGGATTCGGTTCCGGCGGTGGCGGTGCCAGCGGAGGCTGGTAA
- a CDS encoding hydantoinase B/oxoprolinase family protein, which translates to MQERQVPSWKIWIDTGGTFTDCIAIDPEENYHTVKVLSNSSLRGKIVDAVSDARTYTIEQDWQAPDDFIKGFDFRLLSETQRRAKVTAYDSTDSTITLDRPIPINKEETVSFEVLSDEEAPVLAMRLATRTTPQEELPPIDLRLATTKATNALLEENGVATALFVTEGFRDLLNIGTQERPDLFALEIKKRKPIYKKVIEVKERLDADGNVLKQMDLSSLETEVERLLDKGIRSSAIALMHSYKNGEHEQELKEWLLDKGFDHVSVSSALSPFIRIISRTETTLVNAYLAPLVQDYLDKVQSVIREEKMRVMTSAGGLTLKEDYAPKDSLLSGPAGGVVGAAAVGTEAGIDKVISLDMGGTSTDVARYNSDFEYKFEHQVGNAHLIAPTLNIETVAAGGGSICYFDGHKLCVGPESAGASPGPACYGAGGPLTITDVNLLLGRLDPRNFHIPVGLEAAKKRLEELRKEIKDTRSKAPSTEEILSGFLKIANERMADAIRKVSVRKGYDVREYGIVAFGGAGAQHACAIASRLDIDTVLVPRQAGLLSAYGIGNARVEEFAEKQLLQPLDRIEKDLDEICGDLVREAREKLEQEGIERNRIIVRRKMLSMRLEGQETTLEIEYDKETNLRKTFKTAYQEQYGHWISDRSIEVESLRVVASMQLDVNDHETIHTGEGSPEPQFNKSIWFDDSEQDSPAYLREDLMSGDFITGPALILDPHSTIVLEPDWNLTVIGGETLKLEKQNRDISISDRPKSEVVNLELFTNRFSSIAEEMGVMLQRTALSVNVKDRLDFSCALLNTEGELVVNAPHIPVHLGALGLCVRKLKKHIAMDPGDVIITNHPAYGGSHLPDVTVVTPVYTDENQLVGYAASRAHHAEIGGTSPGSMPPTATSLAEEGVVIPPMHLIKGDSERWGDIKNLLLDAEYPTRSVDENIADLQAAIAANQRGNNNLKDLCKKYGVEKVKFYMNALADHAEEKMRETIKDIPSGHYVSEEHLDDGTPLKVSLQVKEEEVNIDFTGTGAVHPHNLNATPAIVNSVVMYVLRLLIDEPIPLNEGILKPIDMNLPTCLLNPKFNEDPSQCPAVVGGNVEVSQRLVDTLLKPFEKVACSQGTMNNVLFGNDNFGYYETVGGGTGAGADFHGVDAVHHHMTNTRGTDPEILEYRYPVRLEKYAIRKGSGGNGKCRGGEGILRELLFLEPVELTVLTQHRREKPYGLRDGKPAKVGEQWIVRKNGDREQMGSTDGRSLEEGDRFILKTPGGGGFGKPKKNHDS; encoded by the coding sequence ATGCAGGAGCGTCAGGTGCCGTCATGGAAAATATGGATTGATACGGGAGGTACGTTTACGGATTGTATCGCTATCGATCCGGAGGAAAATTATCATACAGTAAAGGTATTGAGTAATAGTTCTTTACGCGGAAAAATCGTAGATGCTGTATCTGATGCAAGAACCTATACAATTGAGCAAGACTGGCAGGCCCCGGATGATTTTATCAAGGGATTTGACTTTCGATTGTTAAGCGAAACCCAAAGGCGGGCAAAAGTTACGGCCTATGACAGCACTGATTCCACAATTACTCTTGATCGTCCCATCCCAATAAATAAGGAAGAAACCGTTTCTTTTGAAGTGCTGTCCGATGAAGAGGCCCCGGTTTTAGCTATGCGACTAGCTACAAGGACCACTCCTCAGGAGGAACTGCCGCCCATTGACCTTCGACTGGCTACAACCAAGGCGACTAACGCCTTGCTGGAAGAGAATGGGGTTGCTACCGCATTATTCGTAACCGAAGGTTTTAGAGATTTACTGAATATCGGCACCCAGGAGCGACCGGACTTGTTTGCTTTGGAGATCAAAAAGCGGAAACCGATCTATAAGAAGGTTATAGAAGTAAAGGAACGTCTGGATGCAGATGGCAATGTTTTAAAGCAAATGGATCTATCCTCACTTGAAACAGAAGTTGAAAGACTGTTAGACAAGGGGATACGATCGTCTGCCATCGCGTTAATGCATAGCTACAAAAACGGGGAACATGAACAGGAGCTAAAAGAATGGCTCCTGGACAAAGGGTTCGATCATGTTTCAGTCTCATCGGCACTTAGTCCTTTTATCCGGATCATTTCACGGACAGAAACGACGCTTGTTAACGCCTACCTGGCCCCATTAGTTCAGGATTATCTGGATAAAGTGCAGTCTGTTATCCGGGAGGAGAAAATGCGGGTGATGACAAGCGCTGGTGGACTTACCTTGAAAGAAGATTATGCCCCAAAAGATAGCCTGCTCAGCGGTCCCGCAGGGGGTGTGGTAGGTGCCGCTGCCGTTGGAACAGAAGCGGGAATTGATAAGGTAATTTCATTGGATATGGGAGGTACCAGTACCGACGTCGCGCGTTATAATTCTGACTTCGAGTATAAATTTGAACACCAAGTGGGTAATGCGCATCTGATCGCTCCTACACTTAATATAGAAACAGTAGCAGCAGGAGGAGGATCAATCTGCTATTTTGATGGCCATAAACTTTGTGTAGGTCCGGAAAGTGCAGGTGCATCACCTGGGCCTGCTTGTTACGGGGCAGGTGGACCGCTTACCATCACCGATGTAAATTTGCTGTTGGGTCGATTAGATCCCCGTAATTTTCATATCCCGGTTGGTCTGGAGGCTGCTAAAAAACGGTTAGAAGAACTGAGAAAAGAGATAAAAGATACCCGGTCGAAAGCGCCTTCGACTGAAGAAATATTATCTGGATTTTTGAAAATTGCCAATGAGCGCATGGCCGATGCAATAAGGAAGGTTTCTGTTCGTAAAGGATACGATGTCCGAGAATATGGGATAGTGGCTTTTGGTGGAGCCGGTGCTCAACATGCTTGTGCCATTGCCAGCCGTTTGGATATTGATACAGTTTTGGTGCCTCGGCAGGCAGGTCTGCTTAGCGCCTATGGAATTGGAAACGCAAGAGTTGAAGAGTTTGCGGAAAAGCAACTATTACAACCTCTTGATCGTATTGAGAAAGATTTGGATGAGATTTGTGGAGACTTAGTCCGAGAAGCCCGGGAAAAGTTGGAACAGGAGGGAATTGAACGTAATCGGATTATAGTGCGACGGAAAATGCTATCCATGCGTTTAGAGGGGCAGGAAACCACACTGGAGATAGAATATGATAAGGAAACCAATCTCCGAAAAACATTTAAAACTGCTTATCAGGAACAGTATGGGCATTGGATCTCAGATCGTTCTATTGAAGTTGAAAGTTTACGCGTAGTGGCTTCCATGCAGCTGGATGTGAATGACCATGAGACAATACATACCGGGGAGGGGAGCCCGGAACCACAATTTAACAAATCCATTTGGTTTGATGATTCAGAACAGGATAGTCCCGCTTACCTGCGGGAGGATCTGATGTCGGGGGACTTTATTACGGGGCCTGCACTTATTTTAGATCCTCATAGCACCATAGTTTTAGAGCCGGACTGGAATCTTACGGTAATTGGGGGAGAAACCTTAAAACTTGAAAAACAAAACCGGGATATTTCTATCTCAGACCGTCCAAAATCGGAAGTTGTGAATTTGGAGTTATTTACGAATCGCTTTAGCTCCATTGCGGAAGAAATGGGAGTGATGCTGCAGCGTACAGCCCTGTCGGTTAATGTAAAAGATCGACTGGATTTTTCCTGTGCTTTATTAAATACAGAAGGAGAACTCGTAGTCAACGCACCACATATCCCGGTGCATCTGGGAGCGCTGGGATTATGTGTGAGAAAACTAAAGAAACATATTGCTATGGATCCGGGAGATGTCATAATAACCAATCATCCGGCCTATGGAGGTTCGCACCTTCCCGATGTCACCGTTGTAACTCCGGTCTATACGGATGAGAATCAACTGGTGGGCTATGCGGCAAGTCGGGCACATCATGCTGAGATCGGCGGAACGTCTCCGGGATCAATGCCTCCAACGGCTACAAGTCTTGCAGAGGAGGGAGTGGTAATTCCGCCTATGCACCTGATTAAAGGTGACTCAGAACGATGGGGCGATATAAAAAACCTTTTATTGGATGCCGAATATCCGACTAGAAGTGTGGATGAAAATATAGCAGATCTGCAAGCGGCTATCGCTGCAAATCAGCGCGGGAACAATAATTTGAAGGATTTATGTAAGAAGTACGGTGTTGAAAAGGTAAAGTTTTATATGAATGCCCTCGCAGATCACGCTGAGGAAAAAATGAGAGAGACGATTAAGGATATTCCTTCAGGTCACTATGTGAGTGAAGAGCACTTGGATGATGGAACACCATTAAAAGTATCGCTTCAGGTGAAAGAAGAGGAGGTGAATATTGATTTTACCGGGACGGGAGCCGTTCATCCCCACAACCTCAATGCAACACCAGCGATTGTTAACAGTGTGGTAATGTATGTGCTGCGACTGTTGATTGATGAGCCCATTCCTTTAAATGAAGGCATTCTTAAACCCATAGACATGAATCTACCTACTTGTTTGCTTAATCCTAAATTTAATGAAGATCCAAGTCAATGTCCGGCAGTTGTAGGCGGTAATGTAGAAGTTAGTCAGCGGTTGGTAGATACCTTACTAAAGCCATTTGAGAAGGTAGCCTGCAGCCAGGGGACTATGAATAATGTGCTTTTCGGAAATGATAATTTTGGATACTACGAAACCGTGGGTGGGGGAACGGGAGCGGGAGCCGATTTCCATGGTGTTGATGCAGTGCACCATCATATGACCAATACCCGCGGGACTGATCCTGAAATTCTGGAATACCGCTATCCCGTTCGCTTGGAAAAGTATGCCATCCGTAAAGGTTCAGGTGGTAATGGGAAGTGCAGGGGCGGAGAAGGAATACTGCGGGAGCTGCTCTTCCTGGAACCGGTTGAGCTTACCGTTTTAACACAGCACCGGAGGGAAAAGCCCTATGGCCTGCGAGATGGAAAACCTGCTAAGGTTGGAGAACAGTGGATCGTTAGAAAGAATGGAGATCGTGAACAAATGGGTTCTACGGATGGAAGGTCGCTTGAAGAAGGAGATCGATTTATACTGAAGACTCCGGGCGGTGGTGGCTTTGGAAAACCAAAGAAAAATCATGACTCATAA